A stretch of the Streptomyces sp. NBC_00078 genome encodes the following:
- a CDS encoding arabinofuranosidase catalytic domain-containing protein, with translation MIATHLRGLRLRVVGAVLALLAGILAATISTAGTAQAASSLPCDIYGSAGTPCAAAHSTTRALYASYNGSLYQVKRASDSATTNIGVLSAGGYANAAAQDSFCSGTTCVITKIYDQSSNHNDLTIEGPGGNGGQDVGAIANALPVTVGGHKAYGIFVNAGVGYRDNSTTGIATGSSPEGAYMVTSGHHVNNRCCFDYGNAETSGNDTGNGHMDAINFGTECWFSCSGAGSGPWVEADLENGLFFGGNGANSNNKGNSSEFVTALEKNNGKTTYAIKGGNAQSGSLTTWYNGALPNLGGYTPMSLEGAIVLGTGGDNSNGSAGSFFEGVMTSGYPTDAADNAVQANVTSVGYTTPTASFPVAGTAYRLTNVNSSKVLDAVNCGTANGTAIDQWASLGNSCQQWKFAGAGNGHYTITNVNSGTVLDDKDCGQSNGTAVQLWASLGNTCQQWDVTAVGSHYTISNVNTGMVLDVTNCSTANGTAVRQWQQLDNTCQQWNIAP, from the coding sequence GTGATAGCCACACATCTGAGAGGGCTCCGGCTGAGGGTGGTGGGCGCGGTCCTGGCATTGCTCGCCGGCATCCTGGCCGCCACCATCAGCACCGCTGGCACGGCCCAGGCCGCCTCGTCGCTGCCCTGCGACATCTACGGTTCCGCCGGGACGCCCTGCGCCGCGGCGCACAGCACCACGCGGGCGCTCTACGCCTCTTACAACGGCTCTCTCTACCAGGTCAAGCGCGCCTCGGACTCCGCCACCACCAACATCGGCGTACTCAGTGCCGGCGGCTACGCCAACGCCGCGGCGCAGGACTCCTTCTGCTCCGGCACGACCTGCGTCATCACCAAGATCTACGACCAGAGCTCGAACCACAACGACCTGACCATCGAGGGGCCGGGGGGCAACGGCGGACAGGACGTCGGCGCGATCGCGAACGCTCTGCCGGTCACGGTCGGCGGCCACAAGGCGTACGGCATCTTCGTGAACGCCGGCGTCGGCTACCGCGACAACAGCACCACGGGCATCGCCACCGGCAGCTCCCCCGAGGGCGCCTACATGGTGACCAGCGGCCACCACGTGAACAACCGCTGCTGCTTCGACTACGGCAACGCCGAGACGTCCGGCAACGACACCGGCAATGGCCACATGGACGCGATCAACTTCGGTACGGAGTGCTGGTTCTCGTGTTCCGGCGCCGGATCGGGCCCCTGGGTCGAGGCGGACCTGGAGAACGGGCTCTTCTTCGGAGGGAACGGAGCCAACTCGAACAACAAGGGCAACTCCAGCGAGTTCGTCACCGCCCTGGAGAAGAACAACGGCAAGACCACTTACGCCATCAAGGGCGGCAACGCCCAGTCGGGCAGCCTGACCACCTGGTACAACGGGGCCCTGCCCAACCTCGGCGGATACACCCCGATGAGCCTGGAAGGCGCCATCGTCCTGGGCACCGGTGGTGACAACAGCAACGGTTCGGCCGGATCCTTCTTCGAAGGCGTCATGACCTCCGGATATCCGACGGACGCCGCCGACAACGCCGTACAGGCCAACGTCACCTCGGTCGGCTACACCACCCCGACCGCGAGCTTCCCGGTCGCCGGCACCGCCTACCGCCTGACCAACGTGAACAGCTCCAAGGTCCTCGACGCCGTCAACTGCGGGACGGCCAACGGAACCGCGATCGACCAGTGGGCCTCGCTCGGCAACTCCTGCCAGCAGTGGAAGTTCGCCGGCGCGGGCAACGGCCACTACACGATCACCAACGTCAACAGCGGCACGGTCCTGGACGACAAGGACTGCGGTCAGTCCAACGGCACGGCCGTCCAGCTGTGGGCCTCGCTCGGCAACACCTGCCAGCAGTGGGACGTCACCGCCGTCGGCAGTCACTACACCATCAGCAACGTCAACACCGGCATGGTGCTCGACGTGACGAACTGCTCAACGGCCAACGGGACCGCGGTCCGTCAGTGGCAGCAGCTCGACAACACCTGTCAGCAGTGGAACATCGCGCCCTGA
- a CDS encoding LamG-like jellyroll fold domain-containing protein — translation MPSEAGLPRRTVLTALGAASLAGTFAASAPARAAERSGTAADATASDLPAATAHWTFDEGSGTSAADSSGNAHPATLQGAAAWDTGKVGAHSLSLTAGGNATASGPVLDTSKAFSVAAWVNLSQLGGYQTAVSIDGKVVSSFYLGLRDDTGTFAFARLDADATQNAAVAAAASAPTTGTWTHLVGVSDPSAGVTRLYVDGVLEGETAYTAGWTGTGDTAIGRALYGGGHVDQWHGLIDDVWMFPAALTSDQVATLAGVPVESTTPLLSVDVAHPAHAVSPILPGLMFEDINHSGEGGIYAELVQNRSMMASDTTPAHWSAVGGTTLTLDTTTPLNDVLKRSLKVVLPNGTGAGNRAGVANDGFWGIPVRPRTTYTARLFAKASRRIGPLTVAIESADGATVYASARVPHIGTAFPDHPFELTLRTGSGAPVTGDARLTVTTADPAAAGETLWLQHVSLFPPTYNNRPNGLRIDLMEKLVALKPKFLRFPGGNFLEGSTIATRFDWKNTIGPVWERPGHMDDAWGYWSTDGLGLLEYLQWVEDMHAQPVLAVFAGYTLKGEHVTGDALKPYVQDALDEIEYVTGPVTSTWGAKRAADGHPEPFPLEFVEIGNEDWFDSSGSYDQRFTAFHDAIKAKYPHLKLIATTSVTSRTPDLIDEHYYLAPSAAQASTHKYDNRDRNSTKVFVGEWAAQEGRPTPDLNAALGDAAWLAGLIRNSDQVLMECYAPLFSHVKNNVWATNLIAYDNLTSYVSPSYWAQQMLTSQLGKTVLPATARALPGLATVATRSGNRLYVAIVNSGTEKATVPVELKGLAKGVKKNATATVLTGPSRTTTNTLADPNTLVPSTSTVKGAAATFTSTVPALSVTVLELTLT, via the coding sequence ATGCCTTCAGAAGCCGGACTGCCCCGCAGAACCGTCCTGACAGCCCTCGGTGCCGCGTCCCTGGCCGGGACCTTCGCTGCTTCCGCTCCCGCCCGGGCCGCCGAGCGCTCCGGCACGGCCGCGGACGCCACCGCCTCGGACCTGCCCGCCGCAACCGCACACTGGACCTTCGACGAGGGCTCCGGTACTTCCGCCGCCGACTCGTCCGGCAACGCTCACCCCGCCACGCTCCAGGGTGCGGCCGCCTGGGACACCGGCAAGGTCGGCGCCCACAGCCTGAGCCTCACGGCAGGCGGCAACGCCACCGCGTCCGGGCCCGTCCTCGACACCTCCAAGGCGTTCTCGGTGGCCGCCTGGGTCAACCTCAGTCAGCTGGGCGGCTACCAGACCGCCGTCAGCATCGACGGCAAGGTGGTCAGCTCCTTCTACCTGGGGCTGCGCGACGACACCGGCACCTTCGCCTTCGCCCGCCTCGACGCGGACGCCACCCAGAACGCCGCCGTGGCGGCCGCCGCCTCGGCCCCCACCACCGGCACCTGGACCCATCTGGTCGGCGTCAGCGACCCCTCGGCCGGTGTCACCCGCCTCTACGTCGACGGCGTGCTGGAAGGCGAAACCGCCTACACCGCGGGCTGGACCGGCACCGGCGACACGGCGATCGGCCGGGCGCTCTACGGCGGCGGGCACGTCGACCAGTGGCACGGCCTGATCGACGACGTATGGATGTTCCCGGCCGCCCTCACCTCCGACCAGGTCGCGACGCTGGCCGGAGTGCCGGTGGAGTCCACGACACCGCTGCTGAGCGTGGACGTCGCCCACCCCGCGCACGCGGTCTCCCCCATCCTTCCCGGCCTGATGTTCGAGGACATCAACCACTCCGGCGAGGGCGGCATCTACGCCGAGCTGGTGCAGAACCGCTCGATGATGGCCAGCGACACCACGCCCGCCCACTGGTCCGCCGTCGGCGGAACCACCCTCACGCTGGACACCACCACTCCCCTCAACGACGTCCTCAAGCGTTCCCTCAAGGTCGTGCTGCCGAACGGTACGGGAGCCGGAAACCGGGCCGGGGTGGCCAACGACGGTTTCTGGGGCATACCCGTGCGCCCCCGAACCACCTACACCGCCCGCCTCTTCGCCAAGGCATCGCGCCGAATCGGCCCGCTCACCGTGGCCATCGAGTCGGCGGACGGCGCGACGGTGTACGCCTCCGCACGGGTGCCCCACATAGGTACCGCCTTCCCCGACCACCCCTTCGAGCTGACCCTGCGCACCGGTTCAGGCGCCCCCGTGACCGGCGACGCGAGGCTGACCGTCACCACCGCCGATCCCGCGGCCGCGGGCGAGACCCTCTGGCTCCAGCACGTCTCCCTCTTCCCACCCACCTACAACAACCGCCCCAACGGCCTGCGCATCGACCTGATGGAGAAACTGGTCGCCCTGAAGCCGAAGTTCCTGCGCTTCCCCGGCGGGAACTTCCTCGAGGGCAGCACCATCGCGACGCGGTTCGACTGGAAGAACACCATCGGACCGGTCTGGGAGCGCCCCGGCCACATGGACGACGCCTGGGGCTACTGGTCCACGGACGGGCTCGGACTCCTCGAATACCTGCAATGGGTCGAGGACATGCACGCCCAGCCGGTCCTCGCCGTCTTCGCCGGCTACACGCTGAAGGGCGAACACGTCACCGGCGACGCACTCAAGCCGTACGTCCAGGACGCCCTCGACGAGATCGAGTACGTCACGGGCCCCGTCACCAGCACCTGGGGCGCGAAACGGGCCGCCGACGGACACCCGGAGCCGTTCCCACTGGAGTTCGTGGAGATCGGCAACGAGGACTGGTTCGACTCGTCCGGGTCCTACGACCAGCGGTTCACGGCCTTCCACGACGCGATCAAGGCGAAGTACCCGCACCTGAAGCTGATCGCCACGACGTCGGTGACGAGCCGCACGCCGGACCTGATCGACGAGCACTACTATCTCGCGCCGTCCGCCGCCCAGGCCTCCACCCACAAGTACGACAACCGGGACCGCAATTCGACGAAGGTCTTCGTCGGTGAGTGGGCCGCGCAGGAGGGCCGCCCCACCCCCGACCTCAACGCCGCGCTGGGCGATGCCGCTTGGCTGGCCGGACTGATCCGCAACTCGGACCAGGTCCTGATGGAGTGCTACGCGCCGCTGTTCTCCCACGTCAAGAACAACGTGTGGGCCACCAACCTCATCGCCTACGACAACCTCACCAGCTACGTGTCGCCCAGCTACTGGGCGCAGCAAATGCTGACAAGCCAACTGGGCAAAACGGTGCTGCCGGCCACCGCACGCGCGCTGCCCGGCCTCGCCACCGTGGCCACCCGCTCCGGCAACCGTCTCTACGTCGCGATCGTCAACTCCGGGACGGAGAAGGCGACCGTGCCGGTCGAACTGAAGGGCTTGGCGAAGGGTGTCAAGAAGAACGCCACCGCCACCGTCCTGACGGGCCCTTCACGCACGACCACCAACACCCTGGCCGACCCCAACACCCTCGTACCCAGCACCAGCACGGTCAAGGGCGCCGCGGCAACATTCACCAGTACCGTGCCGGCACTTTCCGTCACGGTCCTGGAACTCACCCTGACCTGA
- a CDS encoding DUF302 domain-containing protein — protein MSYDRTVSLTSDFATTVDAVREALAAQGFGVLTEIDVTATLKAKLGHDMEDYLILGACNPSLAHRAIEADRAIGLLLPCNVVVRREGDHTLVQALDPNTMVTLTGLPALQPVAQEAAARLDAALASLA, from the coding sequence GTGAGCTACGACCGCACCGTCAGTCTGACCAGCGACTTCGCCACCACGGTCGATGCCGTACGCGAAGCCCTCGCCGCCCAGGGCTTCGGCGTCCTCACCGAGATCGACGTCACGGCCACCCTCAAGGCCAAGCTCGGCCACGACATGGAGGACTACCTGATTCTCGGCGCCTGCAACCCGTCCCTGGCCCACCGCGCCATCGAAGCCGACCGCGCCATCGGTCTGCTGCTGCCCTGCAACGTCGTCGTACGCCGAGAGGGCGACCACACGCTCGTCCAGGCACTGGACCCGAACACCATGGTCACTCTCACCGGCCTGCCCGCCCTGCAGCCCGTCGCACAGGAGGCCGCTGCCCGCCTGGACGCCGCCCTTGCCTCGCTCGCCTGA
- a CDS encoding MMPL family transporter, with translation MTSVDHAPKTGAPPFPPSRPGPLGRLGDWTASRFRTVLVGWVIVVAVLGVFAPQVTTALSGAGWQSNGSESVAVRELAQQHFGGTGSTAIQVVVHADRPVTDPAVRTVLAKATGLLTADDRISEVVQPRAGATISRDGRTAVLLGGAKANPDDMVRASDDLKDPLRALSTDGIDVRATGASVLWSDFNTANLDAMIKAEILSWPVILVVLVIAFGSLVAAGLPLLLTMAGLAASVGSLVLISHVTPISIWAMDFALMFALALGIDYALFLVIRFRGALARHGDPRRAVQETMDTAGKAVLLSGLTVLVSLSAVMLVPAPAVRTMAVGIMLSVVFVLAATLTLLPAVLGRLGPRINKLALPRTRTDQVVSPRFGAWGEQLWRHPLRYGVPAVLVLVALAVPVFGLKTAMPSITVVPASDSSRQGYEMVQQALGKGAPGMLQIVTPTAQAPATARTLASTDGIAAVLPAQPAADGSRWSLIQAMPSVDPSDASLTNTVKTLRAELPSQASVGGAAVENIDLKQALDDKAPLVIGVILALGFVLLLIALQAPLIAALGVLTNLLATAAAFGVARLIFQDGHGSGLLGFDPQGFLDGWGPVFFFAMIFAIAMDYTVFLLSSAKEHFERTGDPRKAMTAALAHSGRVIFAAAGVMVAVFFTFALAEPLPPKEMGIVLGTAVLLDAFLIRLVLLPALLRVTGRAAWWSPAWLRRVLPDIRFSHD, from the coding sequence ATGACGAGCGTCGACCACGCCCCGAAGACCGGAGCCCCGCCTTTCCCACCCTCCCGACCCGGCCCGCTGGGGCGCCTCGGCGACTGGACAGCGAGCCGCTTCAGGACCGTCCTGGTGGGGTGGGTGATCGTGGTCGCCGTGCTCGGTGTCTTCGCGCCGCAGGTGACCACCGCACTGTCCGGTGCGGGCTGGCAGAGCAACGGATCGGAGTCCGTCGCGGTCCGGGAGCTGGCCCAGCAGCACTTCGGCGGCACCGGCTCCACCGCGATCCAGGTCGTCGTCCACGCCGACCGGCCGGTCACCGACCCCGCCGTGCGGACCGTGCTCGCCAAGGCGACCGGGCTGCTGACCGCCGACGACCGGATCTCCGAGGTCGTCCAGCCCCGGGCCGGGGCGACGATCAGCCGGGACGGCAGGACCGCCGTGCTGCTGGGCGGCGCCAAGGCCAACCCGGACGACATGGTGCGGGCCTCCGACGACCTCAAGGATCCGCTGCGCGCGCTGTCCACCGACGGCATCGACGTGCGGGCCACTGGGGCGTCCGTCCTGTGGAGCGACTTCAACACCGCCAACCTGGATGCGATGATCAAGGCCGAGATTCTGTCCTGGCCGGTCATCCTGGTCGTCCTGGTGATCGCCTTCGGCTCGCTCGTCGCCGCCGGCCTTCCCCTGCTGCTCACCATGGCCGGGCTGGCCGCCTCCGTGGGCTCGTTGGTCCTGATCAGCCATGTCACGCCGATCTCCATCTGGGCCATGGACTTCGCCCTGATGTTCGCCCTGGCGCTCGGTATCGACTACGCGCTCTTCCTGGTCATCCGCTTCCGCGGCGCCCTCGCCCGCCACGGCGACCCACGCCGCGCGGTGCAGGAGACCATGGACACCGCGGGCAAGGCCGTCCTGCTGTCCGGACTGACCGTGCTCGTCAGCCTGTCCGCCGTGATGCTCGTGCCCGCCCCGGCGGTCCGCACCATGGCCGTTGGCATCATGCTCTCCGTCGTCTTCGTGCTCGCCGCGACTCTGACTCTGCTGCCCGCCGTCCTCGGCAGGCTGGGCCCGCGCATCAACAAGCTCGCCCTGCCCCGGACCCGCACCGACCAGGTCGTCTCCCCCCGCTTCGGCGCCTGGGGCGAGCAGCTGTGGCGTCACCCGCTGCGCTACGGGGTCCCCGCGGTGCTGGTCCTGGTCGCGCTCGCTGTCCCGGTGTTCGGGCTGAAGACCGCGATGCCGTCCATCACCGTCGTCCCCGCCTCCGACAGCTCACGGCAGGGCTACGAGATGGTGCAGCAGGCCCTCGGTAAGGGCGCCCCCGGCATGCTCCAGATCGTCACGCCCACCGCCCAGGCACCGGCCACGGCCCGCACCCTCGCCTCCACCGACGGCATCGCCGCCGTCCTGCCCGCCCAGCCGGCCGCCGACGGCTCGCGCTGGAGCCTGATCCAGGCCATGCCGTCGGTCGACCCCTCCGACGCGTCACTGACAAATACCGTCAAGACCCTCCGGGCCGAACTCCCGAGCCAGGCGTCGGTCGGCGGCGCGGCCGTGGAGAACATCGACCTCAAGCAGGCCCTGGACGACAAGGCCCCGCTGGTCATCGGCGTCATCCTGGCCCTCGGCTTCGTCCTGCTGCTCATCGCCCTCCAGGCCCCGCTGATCGCGGCCCTCGGGGTGCTCACCAATCTCCTCGCCACCGCCGCCGCCTTCGGCGTCGCCCGGCTGATCTTCCAGGACGGCCACGGCTCCGGGCTGCTCGGCTTCGACCCGCAGGGATTCCTGGACGGCTGGGGTCCGGTCTTCTTCTTCGCGATGATCTTCGCCATCGCCATGGACTACACCGTCTTCCTGCTCTCCTCCGCCAAGGAGCACTTCGAGCGCACGGGCGACCCCCGTAAGGCCATGACCGCCGCCCTCGCGCACTCCGGCCGCGTCATCTTCGCGGCAGCGGGCGTCATGGTCGCCGTCTTCTTCACCTTCGCCCTCGCCGAGCCGCTCCCGCCCAAGGAGATGGGCATCGTCCTCGGCACCGCCGTTCTCCTCGACGCCTTCCTCATCCGACTCGTTCTGCTCCCCGCCCTGCTCCGCGTCACCGGCCGTGCCGCGTGGTGGAGCCCCGCGTGGCTGCGCAGGGTCCTGCCCGACATCCGCTTCTCCCACGACTGA
- a CDS encoding metal-sensitive transcriptional regulator: protein MKVDEEASTAVLNRLRRAQGQLAGVIAMIEAGRDCKDVVTQLAAVSRALDRAGFKIIASGMRQCMTAADEDTPPMGEAELEKLFLALA from the coding sequence GTGAAGGTCGACGAGGAAGCCAGCACCGCCGTTCTCAACCGCCTCCGTCGCGCCCAGGGGCAGCTCGCCGGTGTCATCGCCATGATCGAGGCCGGCCGCGACTGCAAGGACGTCGTCACTCAGCTCGCCGCGGTTTCCCGCGCCCTGGACCGCGCCGGCTTCAAAATCATCGCCAGTGGCATGCGCCAGTGCATGACCGCCGCCGACGAGGACACACCCCCGATGGGCGAAGCCGAACTCGAAAAACTCTTCCTCGCCCTTGCCTGA